A region of Solibacillus isronensis DNA encodes the following proteins:
- a CDS encoding AAA family ATPase gives MFFVQMSGFPGSGKSTLSRQIAKRTGAVIIDHDIVKSSLLTSFEEISIEKKLVGKVAYNMDWSLVEFHLSQGQNVVLDSPCLYQEMVDRGIWLSKKYNATYKYVECYLNDFQEINNRLKSRNRMVSQIEAASSEEIFKFTIENSKKPKEGSYIVVDTKEPLEKYIDQVIGFIKE, from the coding sequence ATGTTTTTCGTACAAATGTCCGGATTCCCGGGATCCGGCAAGTCGACGCTTTCTCGACAAATTGCCAAGAGAACAGGGGCAGTTATAATAGATCATGACATTGTAAAATCTTCGTTATTAACGTCATTTGAGGAAATATCAATAGAGAAAAAACTTGTTGGTAAGGTTGCTTATAATATGGATTGGTCTTTAGTGGAATTTCATTTATCACAAGGACAAAATGTCGTTTTAGACAGTCCTTGCCTTTATCAGGAAATGGTGGATCGAGGCATATGGTTGTCAAAAAAGTATAATGCCACGTACAAGTATGTAGAGTGTTATCTGAATGATTTTCAGGAAATTAATAATAGATTAAAAAGCCGAAATAGAATGGTTAGTCAAATTGAAGCGGCCAGCTCTGAAGAAATATTTAAATTTACCATTGAAAATAGTAAGAAACCAAAAGAAGGTTCATATATCGTTGTAGATACTAAAGAACCTTTAGAGAAATACATAGATCAGGTAATTGGTTTCATCAAGGAGTAA
- a CDS encoding Clp protease ClpB — protein sequence MRQSTYLIGIVLLGLSIIIAAFIVSNTASNTTNIGEGSESAISSIPDLMTITQLAEYFQISEQSIEIIISHDDWQREGLSSYDTYQFIPYLLLDNQKRFIKTEIDAWLKYRNDNKLNYD from the coding sequence TTGAGACAATCAACATATTTAATTGGGATAGTACTGTTGGGTTTATCCATCATAATAGCTGCTTTTATAGTAAGTAATACAGCTTCGAACACAACTAATATCGGTGAAGGTTCAGAAAGTGCCATCAGTTCAATACCTGATTTAATGACAATAACCCAGCTTGCTGAATATTTTCAAATAAGCGAACAATCAATTGAAATTATTATTTCGCATGATGATTGGCAAAGGGAGGGATTGAGCAGCTATGACACTTATCAGTTTATCCCGTACCTTTTGCTCGATAATCAGAAAAGATTCATTAAAACAGAAATAGATGCATGGTTAAAATACAGAAATGATAACAAGTTAAATTATGATTAA